The following are from one region of the Desulfosalsimonas propionicica genome:
- a CDS encoding DUF2075 domain-containing protein, which produces MQYMHNVLDLTKIPNDTGVAIEYRIPQSSKRIDFILTGKDQYQRDMAIIVELKQWSKVSRTEKDAVVRTYLQRGQCEVEHPSYQAWTYSALLYDFNETVRKEKIQLRSCAYLHNCVSNDVINHSFYNEHTSRAPSFLKQDTRKLSDFIRSFIKYGDADKIMYRIENGKISPSKNLADQLVSLLNGSREFLMIDDQKVVYETVLFLAKQSEENSKHVLIVNGGPGTGKSVIAVNLLVELTRRKMVVQYVTKNAAPRAVYESKLTGSFKKSHISNMFKSSGAYTSCDENVFDVLVVDEAHRLNEKSGFFQNQGENQIQEIIQASKFSVFFIDEKQQVTFKDIGDREEIVSRANRLGVKVQEMELTSQFRCNGSDGYLAWVDNALQIEETPVDSLESFNYDFRVLDSPNDLRDLIYRKNQYNNKARIVAGYCWDWITKKNSGPGQYDIKIDEHNFMMKWNLADDGNLWILKPESVSEAGCIHTCQGLELDYIGVIIGPDLICRDGKLITVPEKRARTDASLKGYKKLLKENPELAARRAERIIKNTYRTLLTRGQKGCYVFCTDPETNEYFKSLLPQGKAVFHEPAEAVWGNKAAEDSPSWGKYPGLPLKVAAKSDVIPFVNAVPVFDFSNSFPPVELTAADESYDWVWLPEYITCGPDFFVVRMVGESMNKRIADGAWCLFKKTMAEKCAGEIVLAYHPDIYNTDGSGCYAIRRYWPDESVLREQRKVLLQPETRTPGYADIEIAGDSIGRLEILGEFVLSF; this is translated from the coding sequence ATGCAGTATATGCACAACGTCCTGGATTTGACAAAAATTCCAAATGATACCGGCGTTGCCATTGAATACCGGATACCCCAGTCTTCCAAGCGGATTGATTTTATTCTGACGGGCAAGGACCAGTACCAAAGAGATATGGCCATTATCGTGGAGTTGAAGCAATGGTCCAAAGTCAGCAGAACCGAAAAAGATGCGGTTGTCCGGACGTATCTTCAAAGAGGGCAATGCGAGGTCGAGCACCCCTCCTACCAGGCATGGACATATTCAGCGCTGCTTTACGATTTTAACGAGACGGTCAGAAAAGAAAAGATTCAGCTCCGTTCCTGCGCCTACCTTCACAACTGCGTGTCCAACGATGTTATCAACCATTCCTTTTACAATGAACACACCTCCAGGGCGCCTTCTTTTTTGAAGCAGGACACCCGAAAGCTGTCTGACTTTATAAGAAGTTTTATCAAATACGGTGATGCCGATAAAATCATGTACCGTATTGAAAACGGAAAAATCAGCCCATCCAAAAACCTGGCAGATCAGCTCGTTTCTTTACTCAACGGCAGCCGTGAATTTCTGATGATTGACGATCAGAAAGTCGTTTATGAGACGGTTTTATTCCTGGCGAAGCAATCAGAAGAGAACAGCAAACATGTATTGATCGTAAACGGCGGGCCCGGCACAGGAAAATCAGTAATTGCAGTCAATCTCCTGGTCGAGTTGACCAGAAGAAAAATGGTGGTCCAGTATGTGACCAAAAATGCCGCACCAAGGGCCGTTTATGAAAGCAAGCTGACAGGGTCGTTTAAAAAAAGCCACATCAGCAACATGTTCAAAAGTTCGGGTGCTTACACATCCTGCGATGAAAATGTCTTTGACGTTTTGGTTGTCGATGAGGCGCATCGGTTAAATGAAAAATCCGGGTTTTTCCAGAACCAGGGTGAAAACCAGATCCAGGAAATCATCCAGGCATCGAAATTCAGTGTCTTCTTTATCGATGAGAAACAGCAGGTTACTTTTAAAGATATCGGGGACAGGGAAGAGATTGTTTCCCGGGCGAACCGCTTGGGTGTAAAGGTTCAGGAAATGGAGCTTACTTCACAATTCCGCTGTAACGGTTCGGACGGTTATCTGGCCTGGGTCGATAACGCGCTGCAGATCGAAGAGACGCCGGTGGACTCTTTGGAGAGCTTCAACTACGATTTCCGGGTGCTGGATTCCCCCAATGACTTAAGGGATCTGATCTACCGGAAAAACCAATACAATAACAAAGCAAGGATCGTGGCCGGATACTGCTGGGATTGGATTACCAAAAAGAATTCCGGGCCTGGCCAATATGATATCAAAATTGACGAGCACAATTTTATGATGAAATGGAACCTGGCAGATGACGGGAACTTGTGGATCCTTAAGCCGGAGTCCGTAAGCGAAGCCGGCTGTATTCATACCTGCCAGGGCTTGGAACTGGATTATATCGGCGTAATCATCGGGCCGGATTTGATCTGCCGGGACGGCAAGTTGATTACAGTGCCCGAAAAACGGGCAAGAACCGACGCTTCGTTGAAAGGCTACAAAAAACTGCTAAAGGAAAATCCCGAGTTAGCCGCCAGGCGTGCGGAAAGAATCATCAAAAATACATACAGGACCTTGCTGACCAGGGGACAGAAGGGATGCTATGTTTTCTGTACCGATCCTGAAACCAATGAATATTTCAAAAGCCTTTTGCCGCAGGGAAAAGCCGTGTTTCATGAACCTGCGGAAGCGGTTTGGGGCAATAAAGCGGCCGAGGATTCTCCTTCATGGGGAAAATATCCCGGATTGCCTTTGAAAGTCGCTGCCAAAAGCGATGTGATTCCTTTCGTGAATGCAGTTCCAGTATTCGATTTTAGCAATTCGTTTCCGCCGGTCGAACTAACAGCAGCTGATGAAAGTTATGATTGGGTTTGGCTGCCGGAATATATTACATGCGGGCCGGATTTTTTCGTCGTGCGGATGGTTGGGGAGTCAATGAATAAACGGATTGCAGATGGTGCCTGGTGTTTGTTCAAAAAAACGATGGCTGAAAAATGCGCTGGGGAAATTGTTCTGGCCTATCATCCGGATATTTATAATACGGATGGAAGCGGGTGCTATGCTATCAGGCGGTATTGGCCTGATGAATCGGTTTTGCGTGAGCAACGAAAAGTTTTGCTCCAGCCGGAAACCCGCACACCCGGATATGCGGATATTGAAATAGCCGGTGATAGCATAGGCCGTCTTGAAATTCTCGGCGAATTTGTTCTTTCTTTTTAG
- a CDS encoding transposase encodes MLTCPPDRYKEEGICEGVHIMAIGKEEEFRGQQIKPLPLNRYEFAWWKKAWVNIDYHIEIDRHYYSVPHQMVKKEIDVRLTANTLECFYKSKNIAAHPRSDRPGRHTTLKQHMPERHQKYLQWSPERLLRWAGQIGPAQLNWFKTL; translated from the coding sequence ATGCTGACCTGCCCTCCTGACCGCTACAAGGAGGAAGGCATCTGCGAAGGCGTACACATAATGGCCATCGGCAAGGAAGAGGAATTCCGGGGGCAGCAGATAAAACCCCTGCCGCTAAATCGCTATGAATTTGCCTGGTGGAAAAAAGCCTGGGTCAACATCGACTATCACATCGAAATCGATCGGCATTATTACAGCGTGCCCCACCAGATGGTCAAAAAAGAAATCGATGTCCGGCTTACGGCAAACACGCTGGAATGCTTCTATAAAAGCAAAAATATCGCCGCACATCCAAGAAGTGACCGGCCCGGGCGGCATACCACTTTAAAGCAGCATATGCCTGAACGCCATCAGAAATACCTGCAATGGAGCCCTGAGCGCCTGCTGCGATGGGCGGGGCAGATCGGCCCTGCACAGCTGAATTGGTTCAAAACGTTATGA
- a CDS encoding HigA family addiction module antitoxin: protein MPTRSKSRITTDVGRRLPRNRPPTHPGEMLLEEFVKPLDLTQAELARRLGVSYPRLNEIIKGRRSVTPDTALRLSRVLGMSADFWLGLQQDWDLWHAMNSPEAKQIKRLKPIPRDKHSFA from the coding sequence ATGCCTACGAGATCGAAATCACGGATTACCACTGATGTTGGCCGGCGGCTGCCTCGAAATCGTCCGCCCACTCATCCCGGGGAGATGCTTCTGGAGGAATTTGTTAAGCCCCTTGACCTTACACAGGCAGAACTTGCACGGCGTTTAGGCGTTTCTTACCCTCGTCTGAACGAAATTATTAAAGGCAGGCGTTCGGTAACTCCGGATACTGCTTTACGCCTGTCCAGGGTTTTGGGTATGTCCGCAGATTTCTGGCTGGGCTTGCAACAGGATTGGGACCTTTGGCATGCAATGAACAGCCCTGAAGCAAAACAGATTAAGCGTCTGAAACCAATCCCCAGAGATAAGCATTCTTTTGCATAA
- a CDS encoding Fic family protein: protein MGINILGYRPAGYAYLLENLGLTGMPHWHTSFVSSAGTHKSKVYDSAIEDIYPIRYWPGEKYGAHLEFALKYDGVNLGLLARIFEHVPREALVEYIKSKPTGKYARRIWFFYEFLTGNRLPIGDITSGNYVEALDAGQYFTVRNGERSQRHRIVNNLLGPGFFCPIIRRTEKLSRLNSADLIKKCEDIVTAYPPELLRRALSYLYNKETKSSFGIEHIKPNASRTEKFIAALELAEKEDFCEKKHLIDLQSQIVDPRFKDSNYRVSQNYVGQAVAYQKEIIHFICPKPEDLPSLMSGLIESHKRMKAGKVSPLIHAAAIAYGFVFLHPFEDGNGRIHRFLIHNILSLQGMVPRGLMFPVSAVMLRNQADYDASLEAFSRPLLQLIDYRLDEMGQMTVENDTSCWYQYMDMTVQAEALYEFVTKTIEEEIVEELSFLASYDKTRKAIQDIIDMPDRLIDLFIQLCLQNNGRLSERKRSAHFDFLTDEELAAMEQAVKDGYGREQRRKNN from the coding sequence ATGGGAATAAACATTTTGGGATACCGTCCGGCAGGATACGCCTACCTGCTTGAAAATTTGGGGCTGACCGGTATGCCCCACTGGCATACCTCGTTTGTATCATCTGCCGGAACTCACAAGTCGAAAGTTTACGACAGTGCAATTGAAGATATATACCCGATTCGATACTGGCCCGGGGAAAAATACGGTGCCCATCTTGAGTTTGCGCTGAAATATGACGGTGTCAACCTGGGATTGCTGGCCCGCATCTTCGAACATGTTCCCCGGGAGGCACTCGTGGAATACATTAAATCCAAGCCGACCGGAAAGTACGCCAGAAGGATCTGGTTTTTCTATGAGTTTCTGACCGGCAACCGGCTGCCCATCGGTGACATTACTTCCGGCAATTATGTAGAGGCATTGGACGCCGGACAATATTTCACCGTCCGGAACGGCGAGAGATCGCAGCGCCACCGCATAGTCAACAACCTCCTTGGCCCGGGATTTTTTTGCCCGATTATCAGAAGAACAGAAAAGCTTTCCAGACTGAATTCGGCTGATCTGATAAAAAAATGCGAGGATATTGTGACTGCCTATCCACCGGAACTACTTCGCCGGGCGCTTAGCTACCTCTATAACAAAGAGACAAAGTCGTCTTTTGGAATTGAGCACATTAAGCCCAATGCCTCCCGGACTGAAAAATTCATTGCAGCATTGGAGCTTGCCGAAAAAGAGGATTTCTGCGAGAAGAAACACCTGATAGACCTTCAGAGCCAGATTGTTGACCCACGATTCAAAGACAGCAATTATCGGGTCAGTCAGAATTATGTCGGACAGGCCGTCGCCTACCAGAAGGAGATCATTCACTTCATCTGTCCAAAACCGGAAGACCTTCCAAGCCTGATGTCCGGGCTGATTGAATCCCACAAACGGATGAAAGCGGGAAAAGTTTCCCCGCTCATCCATGCAGCGGCGATTGCCTATGGTTTTGTATTCCTGCACCCGTTTGAAGATGGAAACGGCCGGATTCATCGGTTTCTGATACACAACATCCTTTCGCTGCAGGGAATGGTTCCGCGTGGACTCATGTTCCCGGTTTCGGCAGTCATGCTGAGGAATCAGGCGGATTACGATGCTTCTCTGGAGGCTTTTTCGCGGCCTTTACTTCAGCTCATTGACTATCGGCTGGATGAAATGGGGCAAATGACCGTGGAAAACGATACGTCGTGCTGGTATCAGTATATGGATATGACTGTGCAGGCAGAGGCCTTGTATGAATTTGTAACCAAAACCATCGAAGAAGAAATTGTTGAAGAGCTCAGCTTTTTGGCCAGCTATGACAAGACCAGGAAGGCGATCCAGGACATCATCGACATGCCGGACCGCCTGATTGATTTATTTATCCAACTGTGCCTTCAGAACAACGGGCGTCTTTCTGAAAGAAAAAGATCCGCTCACTTTGATTTCCTCACCGACGAAGAACTCGCGGCAATGGAGCAAGCAGTCAAAGATGGTTACGGCCGAGAGCAAAGGAGAAAAAATAATTGA
- a CDS encoding carboxypeptidase regulatory-like domain-containing protein gives MDIRAKLIFLLTVYAVVVGGCKIEGTVEQQGKGVEGVDVQMSGPESRTIQTDKDGYFVFNNIEKGEYRITPEKKAYTFEPESHSVKISKLSKTQEINFTVSQTGVQISADPQTIKPGETSTLSWSASNADTCAIEPDIGEVDTIGSLDVSPDESTVYSITATGAGDSAPDEVTVEVAPDESPEVSILSPSSGEFLAREEVAIRGTIDGISEAEVGVSVNSTALNEISFDSRIPANVYKEEFAANNVPLMPGENTITVILTSSDLEQIAEESVEVYCEPADYTIKATSARQRAVSPLEATLEIEASFNITDSSVICSGPAPADITEQAPDEYDVRMIEPGLYFFTVETADPENNILADEYVFLVMEEEELDEKLRSKWNGLKSALSEQDIQGALQYFTDEQKYLYSDIYSALEDELPQTAAEMKEIEFLYAKDNLAKYKIYKDEHYGGEEITVAYYLYFVKTSEGLWKIHRY, from the coding sequence ATGGATATTAGAGCAAAGCTTATTTTTCTGTTAACGGTCTATGCTGTTGTCGTAGGCGGCTGCAAAATAGAAGGTACAGTGGAACAGCAGGGCAAAGGCGTGGAGGGTGTTGATGTACAAATGTCAGGGCCTGAATCACGGACTATACAAACTGATAAGGATGGCTATTTTGTCTTCAATAATATAGAGAAAGGCGAATACAGGATCACACCGGAGAAAAAGGCATATACATTTGAGCCCGAATCTCACAGCGTCAAGATTAGCAAGCTTTCAAAAACCCAGGAAATTAATTTCACTGTTTCCCAGACGGGCGTACAAATCTCAGCGGATCCTCAAACTATCAAACCCGGAGAGACCTCCACTCTTTCCTGGAGCGCTTCAAACGCTGATACCTGCGCCATAGAACCTGACATCGGAGAAGTGGACACAATTGGTTCGCTTGATGTTTCTCCGGATGAGTCAACCGTGTATTCAATCACAGCTACAGGAGCGGGCGATTCGGCTCCTGATGAAGTGACAGTGGAAGTCGCGCCGGACGAGTCTCCGGAAGTGTCCATACTCTCGCCGTCGTCCGGAGAATTTTTGGCACGAGAAGAGGTTGCGATCAGGGGGACAATAGACGGAATTTCTGAAGCCGAAGTCGGTGTGAGCGTTAACAGCACCGCCTTAAACGAGATCTCCTTTGATTCCCGGATACCTGCAAATGTATATAAAGAGGAATTCGCGGCAAACAATGTTCCTCTCATGCCCGGGGAGAACACGATTACCGTAATCCTAACCTCCAGCGACCTTGAACAGATTGCCGAGGAATCCGTAGAGGTTTACTGTGAACCCGCAGATTATACCATTAAAGCCACATCTGCGCGGCAACGCGCAGTCTCTCCACTGGAAGCAACCTTGGAGATTGAAGCGTCTTTTAACATTACGGATTCCTCGGTTATCTGTTCCGGGCCTGCTCCGGCGGATATAACAGAGCAGGCTCCGGACGAATACGATGTGCGAATGATTGAGCCGGGGCTCTACTTTTTTACCGTGGAAACTGCGGATCCGGAAAATAATATACTTGCCGATGAGTACGTCTTTTTGGTGATGGAGGAGGAAGAACTGGACGAAAAACTGCGATCCAAGTGGAACGGACTTAAATCCGCCCTTTCGGAACAGGATATTCAGGGAGCTTTGCAATACTTCACCGACGAGCAGAAATACCTTTACAGCGATATTTATTCAGCGCTTGAAGATGAACTTCCGCAAACGGCTGCTGAGATGAAAGAGATAGAATTTCTTTACGCAAAAGATAATCTGGCAAAATATAAAATATACAAAGACGAACATTATGGCGGAGAGGAAATCACTGTGGCCTATTACCTATACTTTGTAAAAACATCCGAGGGGCTTTGGAAGATACACCGTTACTGA
- a CDS encoding nucleotide pyrophosphohydrolase yields MESLKQKLREFAKARDWEQFHSPKNLVMALNVEVAELMEHFQWLTQDRSRNLDVETRKKVRQEIGDVMVYLVRLADELGVDPVAAAEEKISVNEAKYPAEKVRGSSRKYNEYE; encoded by the coding sequence ATGGAATCCTTGAAGCAAAAATTAAGAGAGTTTGCAAAGGCCCGGGACTGGGAGCAGTTTCATTCGCCAAAAAATCTTGTCATGGCCTTGAACGTGGAAGTTGCAGAGCTCATGGAGCATTTCCAGTGGCTCACGCAAGACCGAAGCAGAAACCTGGATGTAGAAACCCGTAAAAAGGTCCGGCAGGAAATCGGGGATGTTATGGTCTATCTTGTCCGGCTGGCCGATGAGCTCGGGGTTGATCCGGTAGCGGCTGCGGAGGAAAAAATTTCTGTCAATGAAGCCAAGTATCCGGCAGAAAAGGTGCGGGGCAGCTCGAGAAAATACAATGAATATGAATGA
- a CDS encoding type II toxin-antitoxin system RelE/ParE family toxin — protein sequence MIKSFNSAGTEDIFDGKASRSARRCCPQSVWPVARRKLDQINRVREINELKAPPGSRLERLKGDRENQYSIRINQQYRICFLWEEGHAYEIEITDYH from the coding sequence ATGATAAAAAGTTTTAACTCAGCTGGTACTGAAGATATTTTTGATGGCAAGGCATCCCGATCTGCTCGAAGATGCTGCCCTCAATCTGTTTGGCCGGTTGCCCGCCGAAAGTTGGATCAAATCAACCGAGTTCGGGAGATCAATGAACTGAAAGCGCCTCCTGGAAGTCGATTGGAACGCCTGAAAGGCGACCGGGAAAATCAATACAGTATCCGCATTAACCAACAATACAGAATTTGTTTTCTATGGGAGGAAGGCCATGCCTACGAGATCGAAATCACGGATTACCACTGA
- a CDS encoding DUF6946 family protein, with product MSRILAFTSGPQDWQKLLADPVKQWRSGYSARTLAYCWEASEGFPPEIAAPFKQCSDPLIADLVPILAVPEFKVPLPGGERASQNDIFVLARSTAGPVSIMVEGKVNESFGPTLDEWTYAASPGKKKRLGFLLRKLGLTEQLPGTTRYQLLHRAASAIITGEQYRAVAAILLVHSFSPEFSGWADYQAFTRLFGAEAKPGIMQRLNADSSIPLFMVWVVGNPMFLQS from the coding sequence ATGAGTCGCATACTCGCATTTACATCAGGACCGCAGGATTGGCAGAAGTTGCTCGCAGATCCAGTGAAGCAGTGGCGATCTGGTTATTCTGCCCGGACTCTGGCTTATTGCTGGGAGGCATCAGAGGGGTTTCCGCCTGAGATCGCAGCGCCATTCAAGCAGTGCAGCGATCCATTGATAGCTGATCTTGTTCCGATTCTTGCAGTACCTGAGTTCAAGGTGCCTCTTCCAGGCGGAGAGCGTGCTTCACAAAACGACATCTTCGTATTGGCGCGCTCTACCGCGGGGCCTGTATCGATTATGGTTGAGGGCAAGGTCAATGAATCTTTCGGCCCCACTCTTGATGAATGGACTTATGCAGCATCCCCCGGCAAGAAAAAGCGGCTTGGCTTTCTTTTGCGCAAACTTGGCCTCACAGAACAGCTTCCCGGCACAACCCGGTATCAGTTATTGCACCGGGCTGCCTCAGCCATTATAACCGGTGAACAGTATCGCGCTGTGGCAGCGATACTGTTGGTTCACTCCTTCAGCCCGGAATTTTCCGGCTGGGCGGACTACCAAGCGTTTACCCGGCTATTTGGAGCCGAAGCAAAGCCTGGGATCATGCAGCGCCTGAATGCTGATTCCAGTATTCCGCTGTTTATGGTTTGGGTTGTTGGCAATCCCATGTTTTTACAAAGCTGA